The following coding sequences lie in one Peribacillus frigoritolerans genomic window:
- a CDS encoding ABC transporter ATP-binding protein, protein MEPIVFVEKLRMKFPGDESLIFKDLSLSFDQGEKVLLLGPSGCGKSTLLQVLSGLIPNSIEVPMKTEKLKCPSSWGYVFQDPDSQFCMPFADEEIAFVLENLSVPKEEMKEKIQNHFRKVGLNLGHTSIGTLSGGMKQRLAIASVLALEPDVIFLDEPTAMLDPEGTKEIWELLKEVGRDKTVIIVEHKIDHVLEFIERIVLFNDDGQIIADGPRDTILSLYKNEMKEHGIWFPGVWDEYIQKYAPVREHPFTDDSPLMVVQGFSGFRNKEEKIKVEELKVHSGEWIVIRGENGAGKSTLLHALMQFIKTNGKYELLGTPIKKVKNPTDHMTFVFQNPEFQFVANTVYEEIAYSLRIDKRPQQEIDERVRSLLKVFRLEAYRDKHPFQLSMGQKRRLSVAASIVIDKKIILLDEPTFGQDSKNTFALLEWFEEYRRRGITVIMVTHDDHISKNFATRIWTVKDGNVISDENIAQSGFVDTKVKRSVM, encoded by the coding sequence ATGGAACCAATCGTTTTTGTTGAAAAGTTAAGAATGAAATTTCCCGGTGATGAATCTTTAATATTCAAGGACCTATCACTATCGTTTGATCAAGGAGAAAAAGTGCTATTGTTGGGACCATCAGGATGTGGTAAGTCGACTCTTTTACAAGTGTTAAGCGGATTGATTCCAAATTCTATCGAAGTACCGATGAAAACGGAGAAATTGAAATGCCCTTCTTCATGGGGATATGTTTTTCAAGACCCTGATAGTCAGTTTTGCATGCCATTTGCCGATGAGGAAATTGCCTTCGTCCTTGAGAATCTTTCCGTCCCTAAAGAAGAAATGAAAGAGAAGATTCAAAATCATTTCCGTAAAGTAGGATTGAACCTGGGCCATACAAGTATTGGAACATTATCAGGCGGGATGAAACAGCGTCTGGCAATCGCTTCAGTATTGGCCCTTGAACCAGACGTGATATTTTTAGATGAACCAACCGCCATGCTTGATCCGGAAGGAACGAAAGAAATCTGGGAATTGTTGAAGGAAGTCGGACGAGACAAAACGGTTATTATCGTCGAGCATAAAATTGACCATGTTTTAGAATTCATCGAACGAATCGTGCTTTTTAACGATGACGGTCAAATCATAGCTGATGGTCCAAGAGACACCATTCTTTCACTATATAAAAATGAAATGAAAGAGCATGGAATTTGGTTCCCAGGTGTTTGGGATGAATATATACAGAAGTATGCACCGGTTCGGGAACACCCATTTACAGATGATTCACCTCTTATGGTTGTGCAGGGCTTTAGCGGTTTTCGGAATAAAGAGGAAAAAATCAAGGTGGAAGAGCTGAAGGTACATTCAGGGGAATGGATTGTAATCAGGGGGGAAAATGGCGCGGGGAAGAGTACTCTTTTGCATGCACTGATGCAGTTCATAAAAACGAATGGTAAGTATGAATTATTGGGAACACCCATTAAAAAGGTGAAAAATCCAACGGATCATATGACGTTTGTCTTTCAAAATCCTGAGTTTCAGTTCGTTGCAAATACTGTATATGAAGAGATTGCTTATTCATTGAGAATTGATAAAAGGCCGCAACAAGAAATAGATGAGAGAGTCCGCTCATTGCTTAAAGTGTTCCGCCTGGAGGCATATCGGGATAAACATCCGTTTCAATTATCAATGGGTCAAAAGCGTCGCTTAAGCGTAGCCGCCTCAATCGTAATAGACAAAAAAATCATTCTCCTGGATGAGCCAACCTTTGGCCAAGATTCGAAAAATACCTTTGCATTACTGGAATGGTTTGAAGAATATCGAAGACGCGGAATAACAGTGATCATGGTAACTCATGACGATCATATTTCAAAAAACTTTGCAACCAGGATCTGGACGGTTAAGGACGGAAACGTAATTAGTGATGAAAACATTGCGCAATCAGGATTTGTGGATACCAAAGTTAAAAGGAGTGTCATGTAG
- a CDS encoding energy-coupling factor transporter transmembrane component T family protein, with product MNVSNAETWLHRINPSLKLGVLIVLCIVALFIHDLNYMMNITIGVLLLFLFFTGHSIKRILLLSIPFCFIFISTSSAMILFGQGETLWFEWGLISITEESFMRGLLVGFRALFFAILGLTFSLTTRPVNLFYSLMQQVKLKPKYAYSFMAALRLIPIMMEEFQTIRNAMKVRGFERGKGIKALYFKMKAYSIPLLSGSIRRAHRIAVAMEAKRFTDTRDRTFYYEFGFSKKDHGFILYFIILLLAGFYLSIQFPLVSI from the coding sequence ATGAATGTTTCAAATGCAGAAACATGGCTCCATAGAATTAATCCAAGCCTTAAACTTGGTGTGCTGATTGTGTTATGCATCGTGGCGTTATTCATTCATGACCTTAATTATATGATGAATATCACCATTGGCGTATTACTTTTATTTTTGTTTTTTACCGGGCATTCGATAAAGCGCATCTTACTTTTGTCGATTCCCTTTTGTTTCATTTTTATATCCACCTCTTCTGCAATGATATTATTCGGGCAAGGTGAGACGCTTTGGTTTGAGTGGGGCCTTATATCGATTACGGAAGAAAGTTTCATGAGGGGATTACTGGTAGGCTTTCGAGCTTTGTTCTTTGCGATCCTTGGTTTAACTTTTTCCTTAACGACGAGACCAGTGAACTTGTTTTATTCGTTAATGCAGCAAGTTAAGCTTAAACCGAAATATGCCTATAGTTTCATGGCGGCATTAAGGCTGATTCCCATCATGATGGAGGAGTTCCAAACGATACGAAACGCGATGAAGGTACGCGGCTTCGAAAGGGGAAAAGGGATAAAAGCGTTATATTTTAAAATGAAAGCCTATTCCATCCCGTTGTTATCCGGAAGCATCAGACGTGCTCACCGAATCGCGGTTGCTATGGAAGCAAAGCGATTTACAGACACACGGGATCGAACATTCTATTATGAATTTGGGTTTTCAAAAAAGGACCATGGTTTCATTCTGTACTTTATCATCCTGTTGTTGGCCGGCTTTTATCTGTCGATTCAATTCCCGTTAGTTTCTATTTGA
- the tenI gene encoding thiazole tautomerase TenI: MSAHELHIISTGKQPIEKFVEIASNIQEHVDFFYLREKHMSASELYRAVTLLHDNKIPLSKIIINDRVDVAWVHKVFGVQLAFHSLDTEVVKGAFPGMNVGCSIHSIDEANAAFSKGADYAIYGHVFETASKIGLPPRGVEELHAISRNVNLPIIAIGGITPFNCQVVLDAGARGIAVMSGVLEAENPIEVVKEYSKSLGKET; this comes from the coding sequence ATGAGTGCACATGAATTGCATATTATTTCTACTGGGAAACAGCCAATTGAAAAGTTTGTGGAAATCGCTTCAAACATTCAGGAACATGTTGATTTCTTTTATCTAAGGGAAAAGCATATGAGTGCATCGGAACTTTATCGAGCAGTGACCCTGCTACATGATAATAAGATTCCGCTTTCTAAGATAATCATTAATGACCGGGTGGATGTAGCTTGGGTACACAAAGTATTTGGTGTGCAATTGGCTTTTCATAGTTTAGATACAGAAGTCGTAAAAGGAGCTTTTCCAGGGATGAATGTTGGCTGTTCGATCCATTCCATAGATGAAGCGAATGCCGCATTCAGCAAAGGGGCCGATTACGCGATTTATGGACATGTTTTTGAAACGGCTTCAAAAATCGGCCTTCCTCCTAGGGGAGTTGAGGAGCTTCATGCAATCTCAAGAAATGTCAATCTTCCGATAATTGCGATAGGCGGAATAACACCTTTCAATTGCCAAGTCGTACTGGATGCGGGGGCACGTGGAATTGCGGTAATGTCAGGTGTCCTTGAAGCTGAAAATCCGATTGAAGTCGTTAAAGAATATTCGAAGTCTTTGGGAAAGGAGACATAA
- the thiO gene encoding glycine oxidase ThiO yields the protein MNSIYDAIIVGGGVIGGSIAFQLAKRGKKVLLLEKDRLASKASSAAAGMLGAQAELEADNPLFTLASRSRGMFPALSEELKDISGIDIELVNKGMFKVALTNDQVTELKNMIRAQQDAGLEAEWLSTAEIRKTEPLLSDEIKGAMFIPKDGQVSATRLSLAFTESAAALGVDIKEFVHVSDLVTENGCVTGVVTNIGAFSSENVIVAGGAWSAFLLEKFGMKLDSYPVKGECFSVLTDRPLLEKTIFSHGCYLVPKVGGRIIVGATVKAGTFDQKVSLDGISTLIERATQLLPAIKGTELEKTWAGIRPQTGDGMPYFGEHPACKGLFIATGHYRNGILLSPITGVLIADILERKINPEWSAFRLDRSIQTLFS from the coding sequence ATGAATTCCATATATGATGCAATCATTGTTGGGGGAGGAGTAATAGGTGGATCCATTGCTTTTCAATTAGCCAAACGAGGTAAAAAGGTCCTTTTATTGGAAAAAGATAGACTTGCCAGTAAAGCATCCAGTGCTGCAGCCGGGATGTTAGGGGCACAAGCCGAGTTAGAAGCTGATAACCCGCTTTTTACATTGGCAAGCCGAAGCAGGGGGATGTTTCCTGCACTGTCGGAAGAATTAAAGGACATAAGTGGAATAGACATCGAATTAGTGAACAAGGGCATGTTTAAGGTGGCGCTAACGAATGATCAGGTAACCGAGTTGAAGAACATGATCAGAGCCCAGCAAGATGCGGGACTTGAGGCTGAGTGGCTATCGACTGCCGAAATAAGGAAAACGGAACCGCTTCTATCGGATGAGATTAAGGGAGCCATGTTCATTCCGAAGGATGGACAAGTTTCTGCCACTAGGCTGTCGCTAGCTTTTACTGAATCTGCCGCTGCCCTTGGTGTAGATATAAAGGAATTTGTTCATGTCTCCGACTTAGTTACTGAAAACGGATGTGTAACGGGAGTGGTGACGAACATAGGTGCATTTTCAAGTGAAAATGTCATCGTGGCAGGTGGGGCTTGGAGTGCTTTCCTCCTTGAAAAATTTGGGATGAAACTCGACAGTTATCCTGTAAAGGGAGAGTGCTTTTCAGTCCTGACCGATCGTCCATTGCTTGAAAAAACGATCTTCTCGCATGGCTGCTATCTTGTGCCCAAAGTTGGCGGAAGAATCATTGTCGGGGCAACGGTTAAGGCGGGCACTTTCGATCAAAAGGTAAGTCTTGACGGGATTTCTACTTTAATAGAAAGAGCAACGCAATTACTTCCGGCGATTAAAGGAACCGAATTGGAAAAGACATGGGCAGGTATACGCCCACAAACTGGGGACGGCATGCCGTACTTTGGTGAACATCCGGCATGCAAAGGACTTTTCATTGCAACGGGGCACTACAGGAATGGCATCCTGCTTTCCCCGATTACAGGTGTACTTATAGCGGATATTTTAGAAAGGAAGATAAATCCCGAATGGTCCGCTTTTCGATTGGACCGTTCGATACAGACCCTTTTTTCTTAA
- the thiS gene encoding sulfur carrier protein ThiS translates to MELIINGEKIRIPADESTVTGLLQHFNLHQKVVIVELNDEILAKESLSETLLSNGDKVEIVHFVGGG, encoded by the coding sequence TTGGAATTGATCATTAACGGCGAAAAAATACGGATTCCTGCCGATGAATCAACAGTTACAGGGCTTTTGCAACACTTTAATTTACATCAAAAAGTAGTGATTGTTGAATTGAATGATGAAATATTAGCAAAAGAAAGTTTAAGTGAAACACTTTTGTCAAATGGAGACAAGGTAGAGATTGTACATTTTGTAGGAGGCGGATGA
- a CDS encoding thiazole synthase, with protein MLKIGSYEFSSRLLLGTGKYPNFDVQKQSVEVSETEILTFAVRRMNIFEASQPNFLEKLDLKKYTLLPNTAGAKTAKEAVRIANLAKASGLCDMIKVEVIGCQKTLLPDPIETLKAAEELVKLGFTVLPYTSDDVLLAKRLEEVGCHAIMPGASPIGSGQGIINPLNLRFIMEQSEVPVIVDAGIGTPSDAAIAMELGADGVLLNTAVSGAKDPVKMAKAMKLAIEAGRLGYEAGRIEKNDYAIASSPVEGLSIG; from the coding sequence ATGTTAAAGATTGGTTCTTATGAATTTTCTTCAAGATTGTTATTAGGTACTGGAAAATATCCAAACTTCGATGTTCAAAAGCAATCAGTGGAGGTTTCGGAGACGGAAATATTAACATTTGCGGTCCGGAGAATGAACATTTTTGAAGCCAGTCAGCCAAATTTTTTGGAAAAGCTTGATTTGAAAAAATACACACTCCTTCCCAATACAGCAGGAGCTAAAACAGCCAAGGAAGCAGTGCGCATAGCCAATCTTGCAAAGGCATCTGGCTTATGTGACATGATTAAGGTAGAAGTCATTGGCTGCCAAAAAACACTGCTGCCTGATCCGATTGAAACTTTGAAAGCTGCTGAAGAATTAGTGAAACTCGGATTCACCGTATTACCCTATACTTCGGATGATGTGTTGCTCGCTAAACGCCTGGAGGAAGTGGGATGCCATGCAATCATGCCTGGAGCTTCACCAATTGGCTCTGGACAGGGCATTATAAACCCACTGAACTTACGATTCATCATGGAACAATCAGAGGTTCCAGTAATTGTAGATGCAGGGATTGGAACGCCCTCCGATGCGGCAATCGCCATGGAATTAGGGGCGGATGGCGTATTGCTTAACACTGCTGTTTCGGGAGCAAAAGACCCAGTCAAAATGGCGAAAGCAATGAAACTTGCCATTGAGGCAGGTCGATTAGGGTATGAAGCAGGAAGAATCGAAAAAAATGATTATGCGATAGCAAGCAGCCCAGTTGAAGGATTGAGCATTGGATGA
- a CDS encoding thiazole biosynthesis adenylyltransferase ThiF, with amino-acid sequence MNERYSRQELFSPIGAEGQLKIRKKHVLVIGAGALGTGTAEGLVRAGIGKLTIVDRDYVEWSNLQRQQLYCEDDAQKRIPKAVAAKNRLNALNSDVIVNSYVADVSVDELAKLVEGVDLIMDATDNFDTRMLINDTAQKYKIPWIYGACVGSYGISYTVIPEATPCLNCLLETVPMGGLTCDTAGIISPAVQTVVAHQMAEALKILVEDHESLRNKIVSFDLWKNEHSSINVAQLKKDTCLSCGSNRTYPHLSYSNRTKTAVLCGRDSVQIRPAMKLERDLAELENNLLAQGGKIVRNPYLLSFTIGTHRLVVFKDGRALIHGTKDIAEAKTLYHRFLG; translated from the coding sequence ATGAATGAACGTTATTCACGTCAGGAACTTTTTAGCCCTATTGGAGCAGAAGGGCAATTGAAAATTCGCAAAAAACACGTTTTAGTGATTGGAGCGGGTGCTCTCGGTACGGGAACTGCGGAAGGTCTTGTACGAGCCGGAATTGGGAAACTCACCATTGTGGACAGAGATTATGTAGAGTGGAGCAACCTTCAAAGACAACAGCTTTATTGTGAAGATGATGCACAAAAAAGAATACCGAAAGCAGTGGCAGCGAAGAATCGTTTGAATGCGCTAAATTCGGACGTTATCGTAAATTCATATGTGGCGGATGTTTCGGTTGATGAATTGGCGAAGCTGGTTGAAGGCGTGGATTTAATAATGGATGCGACTGATAATTTCGACACCAGGATGCTTATTAACGATACTGCGCAAAAATATAAAATACCGTGGATTTACGGGGCCTGTGTAGGAAGTTATGGGATAAGTTACACGGTGATTCCAGAGGCGACCCCATGTTTGAATTGTTTGCTGGAAACGGTTCCAATGGGAGGACTGACATGTGATACGGCGGGAATCATCAGCCCTGCTGTTCAAACGGTCGTTGCTCATCAAATGGCGGAAGCTTTAAAAATCCTTGTCGAAGATCATGAATCTCTAAGAAACAAAATCGTTTCATTTGATCTTTGGAAAAATGAACATTCATCCATAAATGTAGCGCAATTAAAAAAAGACACTTGTTTGTCATGTGGGTCAAACCGAACGTATCCCCACCTCTCTTATTCAAATCGAACAAAGACTGCCGTTTTATGCGGAAGGGATTCTGTCCAGATTCGGCCGGCAATGAAGCTTGAACGAGACTTAGCGGAACTCGAAAATAATCTTCTCGCACAAGGTGGTAAGATCGTCAGGAATCCTTATTTACTTTCATTTACTATCGGAACCCATCGGTTGGTCGTTTTTAAAGACGGACGGGCATTGATTCATGGAACAAAAGATATTGCAGAGGCAAAAACGTTATATCACCGATTTTTAGGCTGA
- the manA gene encoding mannose-6-phosphate isomerase, class I → MTILKLKPIFQERIWGGRKLETDFHYSIPKGPIGECWGISAHHHGESVVEEGEFKGEVLSALWSKHRSKLFGDYKSDEFPLLIKILDANDDLSVQVHPNDEEASELEGEPYGKTECWYVIDAEPGSEIILGHKAQTKEEMVKMTSEERWDELLQKQPVKRGDFIFVKSGTVHAIGKGIVILETQQSSDTTYRVYDYDRTDSEGNKRELHLEKALQVTTVPDSQTIHASQTETAAGGEKTFLIQVPEFTVVHHKISGTGYRLAGRDTFQLISIIEGNGKIESESEVMEVKKGDHLIMTRELKELIASGEMEWITSFI, encoded by the coding sequence ATGACTATTTTAAAACTTAAGCCGATTTTTCAAGAAAGAATTTGGGGAGGGAGAAAGCTGGAAACGGATTTCCATTATTCGATTCCAAAAGGGCCAATTGGTGAATGCTGGGGAATATCCGCTCATCACCACGGAGAAAGCGTCGTTGAGGAGGGCGAGTTTAAAGGAGAAGTTTTATCTGCATTATGGAGCAAACATCGCAGCAAGCTATTTGGCGACTATAAAAGTGATGAATTTCCCTTGCTCATTAAAATCCTCGATGCAAATGATGATTTATCCGTACAGGTTCATCCTAATGATGAAGAGGCTTCAGAACTAGAAGGTGAACCGTACGGAAAAACAGAATGCTGGTATGTCATTGACGCAGAACCTGGTTCAGAAATCATCCTTGGTCACAAAGCTCAAACAAAAGAAGAAATGGTGAAGATGACATCGGAAGAAAGATGGGACGAACTGCTACAAAAACAGCCTGTAAAGCGCGGAGATTTCATATTTGTAAAAAGCGGTACCGTTCATGCAATTGGAAAAGGCATCGTCATCTTAGAAACGCAACAATCTTCTGATACAACCTATCGGGTATATGATTATGATAGAACGGATTCAGAAGGGAATAAACGTGAACTGCATCTCGAGAAAGCACTACAGGTAACGACCGTCCCTGATTCTCAGACAATTCATGCATCACAAACAGAAACGGCTGCCGGAGGGGAAAAAACATTCCTCATCCAAGTTCCTGAATTCACTGTCGTTCATCATAAAATATCAGGAACGGGATATCGGTTAGCAGGGAGAGATACCTTTCAATTAATCAGCATCATTGAAGGGAATGGAAAAATTGAATCCGAGAGTGAAGTGATGGAAGTGAAAAAAGGAGACCACTTGATCATGACGCGGGAACTGAAGGAATTGATTGCTTCTGGTGAAATGGAATGGATTACGAGTTTTATATAA
- a CDS encoding PTS sugar transporter subunit IIB: MKRILLACSSGMSTSLLVTKMEQHAQSIGEVAKIWAVGQDKAKKEMADADVVLIGPQMSFLKGELQKEASKYNIQVDVIDMMAYGLADGKKAYDQALSLIGNK, from the coding sequence ATGAAACGAATTTTACTTGCATGTAGTTCTGGGATGTCTACGAGTCTATTAGTGACAAAAATGGAGCAGCACGCACAATCGATCGGGGAAGTTGCAAAAATTTGGGCAGTTGGTCAGGATAAAGCGAAGAAAGAAATGGCTGATGCAGATGTGGTGTTAATCGGACCGCAAATGAGTTTCCTTAAGGGAGAACTTCAAAAAGAGGCATCTAAATACAACATCCAAGTAGACGTAATCGATATGATGGCTTATGGATTGGCAGATGGAAAAAAAGCGTATGATCAAGCTCTTTCTTTGATAGGTAATAAATAA
- a CDS encoding PTS lactose/cellobiose transporter subunit IIA yields the protein MEQVKLEDLTSEQINFQLILYSGNARSKVIQSLREYREGNVAESESLLAQAEQDLAIAHNVHFQLVQKEAQGEKVEFSMLFMHSEDHLMSTLTMKELVKELLEIFKAKNI from the coding sequence ATGGAGCAAGTAAAGCTGGAAGATCTCACGAGCGAACAGATTAATTTTCAATTGATATTATACAGTGGCAATGCGCGCAGTAAGGTGATTCAATCTCTACGTGAATATCGCGAGGGGAATGTGGCAGAATCAGAATCATTGCTTGCACAGGCTGAACAGGATTTAGCTATTGCCCACAACGTTCATTTCCAATTGGTTCAAAAGGAAGCGCAAGGTGAAAAGGTGGAATTTTCGATGCTGTTCATGCATTCTGAAGACCATCTAATGTCAACGTTAACAATGAAGGAGCTAGTGAAAGAGTTATTGGAAATTTTTAAAGCAAAAAATATCTAA
- the celB gene encoding PTS cellobiose transporter subunit IIC has product MFEKLSQFLIPLAAKLNNNRYLAVLRDAFMLAFPLTIFGSIFVVVTNLPFLNKLLSDDAVMTLQSSFAIASQATMGILSVFVVFGIGYYLSKSYDVEAVFGGVIALASFLILTPFAIEAESGEVVANVIPLDRLGAKGMFLGMITAFIAGEIYRKIVQRDITIKMPAGVPPAVAKSFAALLPALITLTVFLAINVIVTLGFNTNLHDFIYDVIQAPLVGLGSGIIPTLIAVFFIQILWFFGLHGQIIINSVMDPIWATLALENLEAFREKAELPNIVSKPFIEVFTVGMGGTGMTLAVVIAILWFMKSKQMKQVGKLGVGPGIFNVNEPIIFGLPIVMNPIVVIPWIIAPMVVTGFTYFTMATGIVPRPTGVTVPWTVPIGISGYLATNSFRGSLLQIVNLLIVFVIWFPFLKALDKTNVKKEREAENQNKAS; this is encoded by the coding sequence ATGTTTGAAAAGCTGAGTCAATTTCTCATTCCACTAGCTGCGAAGCTGAATAACAATCGCTATTTAGCGGTTTTACGAGACGCATTCATGTTAGCGTTTCCACTTACGATTTTCGGTTCTATTTTTGTCGTGGTAACCAATTTACCATTTCTTAACAAATTGTTAAGTGACGATGCCGTAATGACCCTACAATCTTCATTCGCAATTGCTTCGCAGGCCACCATGGGAATTCTGTCGGTGTTCGTAGTTTTTGGTATCGGATATTACCTGTCAAAGAGCTATGATGTTGAAGCTGTGTTTGGAGGCGTTATTGCGCTTGCTTCCTTTCTAATCTTAACACCATTTGCGATTGAAGCTGAATCTGGAGAAGTGGTCGCTAATGTCATTCCACTTGATCGGCTAGGCGCCAAAGGGATGTTCCTCGGGATGATCACAGCTTTCATTGCCGGTGAAATATATCGGAAAATTGTTCAAAGAGATATAACCATTAAGATGCCTGCAGGTGTACCGCCGGCTGTTGCAAAATCATTCGCTGCACTATTACCAGCCTTAATCACGTTAACGGTTTTCTTAGCGATAAATGTGATCGTTACACTAGGATTCAATACTAATTTACATGACTTTATCTATGATGTGATTCAGGCGCCGCTTGTTGGTCTTGGAAGTGGAATTATCCCGACTTTAATCGCTGTATTCTTTATACAGATTTTGTGGTTCTTCGGGTTACATGGTCAAATCATCATCAACTCTGTTATGGATCCCATCTGGGCAACTCTTGCTCTGGAAAACTTAGAAGCTTTCAGAGAAAAAGCTGAGTTACCGAATATCGTTTCTAAACCGTTCATTGAGGTATTTACTGTAGGGATGGGTGGTACAGGGATGACGTTGGCTGTAGTCATCGCCATCTTATGGTTCATGAAGAGTAAGCAAATGAAACAAGTAGGAAAGCTTGGTGTAGGACCGGGTATCTTTAACGTGAATGAACCAATTATCTTTGGGCTTCCGATTGTAATGAATCCAATCGTTGTCATTCCTTGGATCATTGCGCCAATGGTGGTAACAGGATTTACATATTTCACAATGGCAACTGGAATCGTCCCGAGGCCTACAGGAGTTACAGTGCCATGGACCGTTCCAATCGGGATAAGCGGCTATCTTGCCACCAATAGCTTCAGGGGTTCATTGTTGCAAATCGTTAATTTATTGATCGTATTCGTAATATGGTTTCCGTTCCTTAAAGCATTGGATAAAACGAATGTGAAAAAAGAAAGAGAAGCGGAAAATCAAAACAAAGCCTCATAA
- a CDS encoding glycoside hydrolase family 1 protein: MKTIEETTETVQYHFPEGFWWGSSASATQTEGAADIDGKGKNIWDYWYEIEPNRFFNGVGPQNTSQFYYKYKEDIKLMKEIGHNSFRLSISWSRMFPKGKGEVNTKAVDFYNSVIDEMVETGIEPFVNLYHFDMPMALQEIGGWENRDTVDAFEFYAATCFQLFGDRVAKWFTHNEPIVPVEGGYLYNFHYPNIVDFKKAVQVGYHTILSSAKAIKKYRDMNMDGKIGIILNLTPSYPRSQNPADLKASKIADAFFNRSFLDPSVKGEFPSDLVAILKTEGFMPAMEAGDLDIIQQNTVDLLGINYYQPRRVKAKEHARNLDAPFLPELYFDNYEMPGRKMNHHRGWEIYEKGIYDILMNVKENYGNIECFISENGMGVEGEERFRDENGMIQDDYRIEFISEHLKWAHKAISEGSNVKGYHLWTFMDNWSWSNAYKNRYGFVSVDLDNDAQRTVKKSGYWFKEVANQNGF, from the coding sequence ATGAAAACAATAGAAGAAACGACTGAAACTGTACAATACCATTTTCCAGAAGGTTTTTGGTGGGGGTCATCTGCTTCGGCCACTCAAACGGAAGGTGCAGCAGATATAGACGGAAAAGGCAAAAACATCTGGGATTACTGGTATGAAATTGAGCCAAATCGTTTTTTCAACGGCGTCGGACCTCAGAATACTTCTCAGTTTTACTATAAATATAAAGAAGATATAAAGTTAATGAAGGAAATTGGTCATAACTCTTTCCGGTTATCGATTTCATGGTCACGTATGTTCCCGAAAGGAAAAGGGGAAGTGAACACGAAAGCAGTGGATTTTTATAATTCGGTCATTGATGAAATGGTAGAAACAGGCATAGAACCATTCGTCAATTTATACCACTTTGATATGCCTATGGCCCTGCAGGAAATCGGAGGGTGGGAAAACAGGGACACCGTCGATGCGTTTGAATTCTATGCTGCGACTTGCTTCCAATTGTTCGGAGATCGTGTTGCAAAGTGGTTCACGCATAATGAACCCATTGTCCCGGTAGAGGGTGGATATTTATATAATTTTCATTATCCGAATATCGTCGATTTTAAAAAAGCGGTACAAGTTGGTTATCATACGATTTTATCCAGCGCAAAAGCGATCAAAAAGTATAGGGACATGAATATGGATGGCAAAATAGGGATTATATTGAACTTGACGCCATCATACCCGCGAAGCCAGAATCCAGCCGATTTAAAAGCATCAAAGATTGCCGATGCCTTTTTCAACCGTTCTTTCCTAGATCCATCTGTGAAAGGGGAATTTCCATCAGATCTTGTTGCAATCTTAAAAACTGAAGGATTCATGCCCGCTATGGAAGCAGGTGATTTGGATATAATCCAGCAAAATACGGTCGATCTGTTAGGAATCAATTATTATCAGCCTCGCCGTGTTAAGGCAAAAGAACATGCCCGTAACCTGGATGCTCCATTTTTGCCTGAACTGTATTTTGACAATTATGAAATGCCAGGAAGAAAAATGAATCATCACCGCGGCTGGGAAATATACGAAAAGGGCATCTATGATATTTTAATGAACGTAAAAGAAAATTACGGGAATATCGAATGCTTCATTTCTGAAAATGGAATGGGAGTGGAAGGGGAGGAGCGCTTCCGTGATGAAAATGGCATGATACAGGATGATTACCGAATCGAGTTCATTAGCGAACATTTGAAGTGGGCTCATAAAGCCATAAGCGAGGGTTCAAATGTTAAGGGGTATCACTTATGGACATTCATGGATAATTGGTCTTGGAGCAATGCTTACAAAAATCGATATGGCTTCGTGTCAGTCGATTTGGATAATGATGCCCAAAGAACGGTGAAAAAGAGCGGCTATTGGTTTAAAGAAGTGGCAAATCAGAACGGATTTTAA